A genomic region of Brevibacillus sp. JNUCC-41 contains the following coding sequences:
- a CDS encoding SAM-dependent methyltransferase, with translation MKETNYDEMLNIRTEGEQKKFNDSLHYHRYEPTPYSALEHLFKKYALKGNDRIVDFGCGKGRLNFFIHHLYKSFGVGVEMNESFYKDAIENLNGYMEKRKKNNANIEFHCCLAEDYDIDTKDNRFYFFNPFSVQIFMKIINNILLSFEKEPRQIELILFYPSQDYIFFLENQTAFRLKKEVMLPVLTESNPFEKFVIYELLN, from the coding sequence ATGAAAGAAACGAATTATGATGAAATGCTGAACATCAGGACGGAAGGTGAACAAAAAAAATTCAATGATTCTTTGCATTATCACCGCTATGAACCTACTCCATACAGTGCATTAGAACATTTATTCAAAAAATATGCACTGAAAGGAAATGATCGCATTGTAGATTTTGGATGCGGTAAAGGACGCTTGAATTTTTTTATCCATCATTTATATAAATCATTTGGGGTTGGCGTGGAGATGAATGAAAGTTTTTATAAAGATGCGATCGAGAATCTGAATGGCTATATGGAGAAAAGGAAAAAAAACAATGCCAATATAGAATTCCACTGTTGTTTGGCAGAAGATTATGATATTGATACGAAAGACAATCGTTTTTATTTCTTTAATCCGTTCTCGGTACAGATTTTCATGAAAATCATCAATAACATTTTGCTTTCCTTTGAAAAAGAACCGCGCCAAATCGAACTTATATTATTTTATCCTTCACAGGATTATATTTTTTTCCTTGAAAATCAAACTGCCTTCAGGCTGAAAAAAGAAGTGATGTTACCTGTCTTGACTGAATCTAATCCTTTTGAGAAATTCGTCATATACGAATTATTGAATTGA
- the chbG gene encoding chitin disaccharide deacetylase, whose amino-acid sequence MIEVLVNADDFGLTKAVNYGILDSHKYGIVNSATIMMNAKATEHAIEIAKKTPSLKVGIHLVLTWGKPLLSDVPSLVDESGFFKKQALIYGDPAGISLRELEREWSAQIERFLEFGLFPTHFDSHHHVHGITAFLPVIKKLSDKYGLPVRNAGRHLAGIQTVTDVFLDDFYGDMVVEDYFQNLKGRVPDGASVEIMTHPAYMDEELMEVSSYNDKRLKETRILTQAKLPEGFSLRFSINQVKI is encoded by the coding sequence ATGATTGAAGTCCTTGTAAATGCAGATGATTTCGGGTTGACTAAAGCGGTGAATTATGGGATTTTGGATAGCCACAAATATGGAATTGTCAATTCGGCGACGATCATGATGAATGCGAAAGCAACGGAGCATGCGATTGAAATCGCAAAGAAGACACCTTCGTTGAAAGTAGGTATACACTTAGTGCTGACATGGGGTAAACCTTTATTGAGTGATGTTCCGAGTTTAGTTGACGAATCAGGTTTTTTTAAAAAGCAAGCGTTGATATATGGGGATCCTGCCGGTATTTCCTTGAGGGAATTGGAGAGGGAGTGGTCAGCACAAATCGAAAGATTCTTGGAATTTGGTCTATTTCCGACTCATTTCGACAGCCACCATCATGTACATGGGATCACAGCATTTCTACCTGTAATAAAAAAGCTGTCTGATAAATACGGATTGCCAGTACGTAATGCCGGAAGGCACCTGGCTGGGATTCAAACCGTTACAGATGTATTCCTGGATGATTTTTATGGAGATATGGTGGTTGAAGATTATTTTCAAAACTTGAAGGGGAGGGTACCGGATGGGGCGAGCGTGGAGATAATGACCCATCCTGCTTATATGGATGAAGAATTGATGGAAGTCTCCTCTTATAATGATAAACGCTTGAAAGAAACCCGGATTTTGACACAAGCAAAATTACCTGAGGGATTTTCCCTTAGATTCAGCATCAACCAAGTTAAGATTTGA
- a CDS encoding SDR family NAD(P)-dependent oxidoreductase — protein sequence MGRVQGKVALVTGGASGIGLSISTLMAKEGAKVVIADFNEAGAKEAAENIKKQGGEAAGVFLDAGQADSIQAAVDFTIEQYGTVTVLVNNVGLTNLHKDLDVVNLDLEEWDRLMDVNLKSVLLGSRFAIPHMIKAGGGAIINTASMAGFTGDSVRSAYGASKAGVVNLTRYIAAQYGKDHIRCNGVAPGLILTPAAKNNMPQAVLDIFAKFNALPYHGEAEDIGYTVLFLASDESKFITGQTIQVEGGHYIANPSISDFNDYVTKAKSN from the coding sequence ATGGGAAGAGTACAAGGTAAAGTAGCATTAGTGACAGGTGGAGCTTCGGGTATAGGGTTATCCATATCCACTCTGATGGCTAAAGAAGGCGCTAAAGTCGTGATTGCTGATTTTAACGAAGCAGGAGCAAAAGAAGCGGCCGAAAACATAAAAAAACAAGGTGGGGAAGCGGCTGGAGTATTCTTGGATGCTGGACAAGCAGATTCTATCCAGGCAGCAGTCGACTTTACAATTGAACAATATGGTACGGTTACGGTACTTGTTAATAACGTGGGTTTAACTAACCTCCATAAAGATCTGGATGTCGTGAATTTAGATTTGGAAGAATGGGACCGACTTATGGATGTGAATTTAAAAAGTGTCCTATTGGGAAGCAGGTTTGCAATTCCTCACATGATTAAAGCAGGAGGGGGAGCGATAATCAATACTGCCTCCATGGCTGGGTTTACAGGTGACTCCGTACGATCTGCATATGGTGCGTCCAAAGCGGGGGTAGTGAATTTGACCCGTTATATCGCTGCACAGTATGGTAAAGATCATATTCGTTGTAATGGAGTGGCACCAGGCCTTATTTTAACTCCTGCAGCGAAAAATAATATGCCTCAGGCCGTACTCGATATTTTTGCCAAATTCAATGCATTGCCATATCATGGTGAAGCGGAAGATATCGGGTATACAGTTCTCTTCCTTGCATCTGACGAATCCAAATTCATTACAGGTCAGACGATCCAAGTGGAAGGCGGTCATTATATAGCCAACCCAAGCATCTCTGATTTTAATGATTATGTAACTAAAGCAAAATCCAATTAA
- a CDS encoding GntR family transcriptional regulator, with the protein MNKEAALHSIVKESIIDLIKNGEYQPNTKLPTEAEFCKIYGVSRTTVRTALQQLNVEGYIYRVQGKGTFVSENKVKQFLTSTVEKFSEQVTMQGKNPSTKVISLKVIEANATLAKLFKQNIGDPVNKLERIRYVNDIPLQYEIAFLPWYKTPGLNIEACEKSLFKVLETQFNLKVKKTVEHLEFSLADDSISDKLEVPNGSPCFSLETYTYENDGSVIEFSKTLFRGDRAHFVIERNY; encoded by the coding sequence ATGAATAAAGAAGCGGCATTGCATTCCATAGTTAAGGAATCGATTATCGATCTCATAAAAAATGGCGAATATCAACCAAATACAAAATTACCGACCGAGGCTGAATTTTGTAAAATATACGGAGTAAGCAGGACAACAGTTCGTACGGCCTTACAGCAATTGAACGTCGAAGGCTACATCTACCGTGTTCAAGGCAAAGGGACTTTCGTTTCGGAGAATAAAGTGAAGCAATTTCTTACAAGCACGGTTGAAAAATTCTCTGAGCAAGTCACGATGCAAGGAAAAAACCCTTCTACGAAGGTCATTAGCTTAAAGGTGATTGAAGCAAACGCTACCCTAGCCAAGCTTTTCAAACAAAATATTGGAGACCCAGTAAATAAACTGGAACGGATACGTTACGTAAACGACATCCCCCTTCAATATGAAATTGCCTTTCTCCCTTGGTATAAAACACCCGGGCTTAATATCGAAGCCTGCGAAAAATCACTCTTTAAAGTACTTGAGACACAATTCAATTTAAAAGTAAAAAAAACAGTCGAACACTTGGAGTTTTCACTTGCCGACGATTCCATTTCTGACAAATTGGAGGTTCCGAACGGTTCACCTTGTTTTTCCTTAGAAACTTACACATATGAGAATGACGGATCGGTCATTGAATTCTCTAAAACTCTCTTTAGAGGCGATCGTGCACACTTTGTCATCGAGCGAAACTATTGA
- a CDS encoding NAD(P)/FAD-dependent oxidoreductase codes for MSKQIVILGAGYAGLLSALSVREYYKKDEVQVTVVNQFPTHQIITELHRLAGGSISEQAVSIPLEKLFKGKDIDLIISKVDSFSVDNKEVKLANGSTLSYDALVVALGSQTGFFGIPGLEENSMVLKSVNDANKIYKHIEDRIREYAQTNNEADATIVIGGGGLTGVELIGEIVDHFPKIAKKFGVDFKDLKIKLVEAGPKILPVLPDHLIERAMTSLEARGVEFLTGLPVTGVKGNQIELKDGQTITANTLVWTGGVAALPIVGESGLEVDRGKATVNEYLQSKSHNDVFVVGDSAVAFPPEGGRPYAPTAQNAWQMGELVGYNLYAAFEGKKLEEFSPVNSGTLASLGRKDAVATVGANNTSLKGLPATLMKEASNVRYLSHIKALFSLAY; via the coding sequence ATGTCAAAACAAATCGTCATCTTAGGTGCAGGTTACGCTGGATTGCTATCTGCCTTATCCGTACGTGAATATTACAAAAAAGATGAAGTACAGGTTACAGTGGTGAACCAATTTCCAACACACCAAATCATCACTGAATTGCACCGTCTTGCAGGCGGATCCATTTCTGAACAAGCCGTTTCCATTCCGTTGGAAAAACTTTTCAAAGGAAAAGATATCGACCTTATCATTTCCAAAGTGGATTCTTTCTCAGTCGATAACAAAGAAGTGAAACTTGCCAATGGTTCCACTTTATCTTATGATGCCCTAGTTGTTGCTTTAGGAAGCCAAACAGGATTCTTCGGCATTCCGGGACTTGAGGAAAACAGCATGGTCTTGAAATCCGTAAACGATGCAAACAAAATTTACAAACATATCGAAGATCGCATCCGCGAATATGCACAAACGAATAATGAGGCGGACGCAACTATCGTGATCGGCGGCGGCGGATTGACAGGCGTCGAGTTAATCGGTGAAATCGTGGATCATTTCCCTAAAATCGCCAAAAAATTCGGAGTGGACTTCAAGGACTTGAAAATCAAGCTTGTAGAAGCTGGTCCAAAAATCCTTCCGGTCCTGCCTGACCACTTGATCGAACGTGCGATGACAAGCTTGGAAGCACGCGGTGTTGAATTCCTGACAGGTCTGCCTGTAACGGGTGTTAAAGGAAATCAAATCGAATTGAAAGATGGACAAACGATAACGGCCAATACACTTGTTTGGACAGGCGGAGTTGCGGCTCTTCCTATCGTGGGCGAATCAGGCCTTGAAGTGGATCGCGGCAAAGCGACCGTTAATGAGTATTTGCAATCCAAATCTCATAATGACGTATTCGTTGTCGGGGACAGCGCCGTTGCGTTCCCTCCAGAAGGCGGCCGTCCATACGCTCCTACTGCACAAAATGCTTGGCAAATGGGTGAGCTTGTTGGATACAACCTATATGCAGCCTTTGAAGGCAAGAAACTTGAAGAATTTTCACCTGTAAACTCAGGTACACTTGCGAGCCTAGGCCGTAAGGATGCGGTGGCAACCGTTGGGGCCAATAACACTTCCCTTAAAGGCCTGCCGGCTACATTGATGAAAGAAGCAAGTAATGTTCGCTATCTATCACACATCAAAGCCCTATTCAGCTTGGCTTATTAA
- a CDS encoding PTS sugar transporter subunit IIC → MMTFIDKYIMPGAVKVGNNRHLLAIRDTLIGMIAITMIGSFAVLFNNLGQVIKPYGRMMEAIFGPAWNTLGGDIWFGTFAFMTVFAVFGISYKLARSYGDDGFEAMLVSAACFFLLLPQIGNVTLTIDDKDVTGGAWGFVSVNYFNATALFTGIVVALIATEIFVRLSRVKYLVIKLPDGVPPAVARSFAKLVPGMATIFIAGVFGLLFRKITDGQILNDWLGKVIVSPLQSAVDSLPFAILLVFLVHLLWMIGLHGPNILGGITTPLFESSGVKNIDLYAKGVKDMDQYGVLAGSFLDAFVYLGGSGATLGLIIAMIIAGRKRYKQMIALGGAPGVFQINEPILFGLPIVLNPMWFIPFVLGPVITTVISYIAVSSGMVFPIVAKIPWVTPPIVGGFLATGGHMSGAVLAAINLVISTVIYLPFVYAQVKIDTKNKTELTKDSETLSV, encoded by the coding sequence ATGATGACTTTTATTGATAAGTATATTATGCCTGGGGCGGTAAAGGTAGGAAATAACCGGCATTTGCTTGCGATTCGTGACACATTGATTGGAATGATAGCGATTACAATGATTGGGTCATTCGCCGTCCTGTTTAATAATCTAGGGCAAGTCATCAAGCCTTACGGTAGAATGATGGAGGCCATCTTTGGTCCTGCATGGAATACGCTGGGCGGTGACATTTGGTTTGGAACCTTTGCATTCATGACTGTATTCGCTGTATTCGGCATCTCTTATAAATTGGCACGATCATACGGTGACGATGGTTTTGAAGCGATGCTGGTTTCCGCAGCCTGTTTCTTCTTATTATTGCCTCAAATCGGAAATGTCACCTTGACCATCGATGATAAGGATGTAACAGGCGGGGCATGGGGTTTTGTAAGCGTTAACTATTTTAATGCTACAGCTTTATTTACAGGAATTGTCGTTGCCTTAATTGCCACTGAAATCTTTGTGAGACTTTCACGAGTGAAATATTTAGTCATCAAGCTGCCTGATGGAGTACCTCCAGCGGTAGCCCGTTCATTTGCAAAGTTAGTGCCGGGTATGGCGACGATCTTTATTGCTGGTGTATTCGGACTGCTATTCCGTAAAATTACGGATGGGCAGATACTGAATGACTGGCTTGGTAAAGTGATTGTATCTCCATTACAAAGTGCAGTAGATTCATTGCCATTCGCTATTTTACTAGTATTTCTTGTTCATTTATTATGGATGATCGGTTTGCATGGACCCAATATCCTTGGCGGAATCACGACACCGCTTTTTGAAAGTTCGGGAGTGAAAAATATCGATTTATATGCAAAAGGGGTAAAAGACATGGATCAATACGGGGTATTGGCGGGTTCTTTCCTGGATGCATTTGTTTATTTAGGCGGATCTGGTGCAACATTGGGCCTGATCATTGCAATGATCATTGCCGGTCGGAAACGGTATAAACAGATGATTGCACTCGGAGGGGCACCAGGAGTGTTCCAGATTAACGAACCCATCCTTTTCGGATTGCCTATCGTTCTGAATCCAATGTGGTTCATCCCATTTGTTCTCGGCCCGGTAATTACAACCGTGATCTCTTATATCGCGGTAAGCAGCGGAATGGTTTTCCCGATCGTAGCCAAGATTCCATGGGTTACCCCTCCGATCGTGGGCGGATTCCTAGCGACAGGCGGGCATATGTCCGGAGCGGTCTTGGCTGCAATCAACTTAGTCATTTCAACAGTGATTTATTTACCATTCGTCTATGCTCAAGTGAAGATAGATACCAAAAATAAAACAGAGCTTACAAAAGATTCAGAAACGCTAAGCGTTTAA
- a CDS encoding 6-phospho-beta-glucosidase has translation MSKGLKIVTIGGGSSYTPELIEGFIKYHEKLPVSEIWLVDIEAGKEKLEIVGNLAKRMIEKAGVNIEVHLTLDRKKALKGADYVTTQLRVGQLAARALDEKIPLKHGVIGQETNGPGGLFKAFRTIPVILDIAHEMEELCPEAWLINFTNPAGMVTEAVLRHSNISKIIGLCNVPIGMERGVADLMDVEPSRVRIDFAGLNHMVYGLDVFVDGESVKDQIIHLITDPSNAVTMKNIHAMGWEPEFLRALNLFPCPYHNYYYKTGDVLAQELKDAEKGETRAEVVQRLETGLFELYKDKDLAIKPPQLEERGGAYYSDAAVRLICSMHTDKRDIQAVNTINHGAIEGIPYGSAIETSCVITKDGPKPINVGELPVAVRGLIQQIKSFERVAIEAAITGDYDTALLAMTINPLVPSDRVAKLILDEMLEAHKEYLPQFFEKKELHDNLS, from the coding sequence ATGAGCAAGGGGCTGAAGATTGTCACGATTGGCGGAGGTTCGAGCTATACGCCCGAACTGATCGAAGGTTTCATCAAATATCATGAAAAACTTCCTGTGAGTGAAATTTGGCTCGTGGACATCGAAGCTGGAAAGGAAAAGCTTGAAATTGTCGGTAATTTGGCAAAAAGGATGATTGAAAAGGCTGGCGTGAATATTGAAGTCCATCTCACGCTAGACAGAAAGAAAGCGCTTAAAGGCGCTGATTATGTAACAACCCAGCTGCGGGTTGGCCAGCTAGCAGCAAGGGCGCTTGATGAAAAGATTCCATTGAAACACGGAGTGATCGGACAGGAGACGAACGGACCAGGCGGGCTTTTCAAGGCTTTTAGAACGATTCCCGTCATTCTGGATATTGCTCATGAAATGGAGGAATTATGTCCGGAAGCATGGCTGATTAACTTCACGAATCCTGCAGGAATGGTAACGGAAGCAGTTCTGCGTCACAGTAATATTTCCAAAATCATCGGCCTTTGCAATGTGCCGATTGGTATGGAACGAGGTGTTGCGGATTTAATGGATGTAGAGCCATCAAGAGTCCGGATCGACTTTGCTGGCTTGAACCATATGGTTTACGGCTTGGATGTATTCGTTGATGGCGAGAGTGTCAAAGATCAAATCATCCATTTGATTACAGATCCATCTAATGCTGTCACGATGAAGAATATCCATGCAATGGGCTGGGAACCGGAATTCCTAAGAGCGTTAAACCTGTTTCCGTGTCCATACCACAACTACTATTATAAAACGGGAGATGTGCTAGCCCAGGAATTGAAGGATGCAGAAAAAGGGGAAACACGTGCAGAGGTCGTTCAAAGACTTGAAACAGGTTTATTTGAGCTATACAAAGACAAGGATCTGGCCATCAAGCCGCCGCAGCTTGAAGAGCGCGGAGGTGCGTACTACAGTGATGCTGCTGTGAGGTTGATTTGCTCGATGCATACCGATAAGCGAGATATACAAGCGGTAAATACCATAAACCATGGTGCGATTGAAGGCATCCCCTATGGCTCGGCGATCGAAACCAGTTGCGTGATAACTAAGGATGGTCCTAAGCCTATCAATGTAGGTGAGCTTCCTGTCGCAGTCCGCGGTTTAATTCAGCAAATCAAATCCTTTGAAAGGGTAGCCATCGAAGCCGCAATTACAGGCGACTATGATACTGCATTGCTTGCCATGACGATCAATCCACTCGTTCCAAGTGATCGGGTTGCAAAACTTATCTTAGACGAAATGCTGGAGGCGCATAAAGAGTATTTGCCGCAGTTTTTTGAAAAAAAGGAGTTGCACGATAATTTATCATGA
- a CDS encoding response regulator transcription factor, whose product MYKILLVEDDFKIAGILVNYLKRYGYEVFEVKQLDQVFAEFQEVKPDLVLLDINLPYYDGFHWCRLIRAVSKVPIIFISARTDEMNQVMAIEYGGDDYLTKPFHLEVVLAKIKSVLRRVYGEYAEISSSHQKIKEMDGLTLYTEKAMIEYQDKRVSLTQNELKLLSCLLRQYDNIVSREDLLEALWNDDSFVDDNTLTVNVTRVRRKLEDIGINHAITTSRGKGYRLKIVQGEEK is encoded by the coding sequence ATGTATAAAATATTATTGGTTGAAGACGATTTCAAAATAGCGGGAATCTTAGTCAATTATTTAAAAAGGTATGGGTACGAGGTATTTGAAGTGAAGCAACTGGACCAAGTCTTTGCGGAGTTCCAAGAGGTAAAGCCAGATCTGGTTTTATTGGATATTAATCTTCCCTATTATGATGGTTTTCATTGGTGCCGCCTAATAAGAGCGGTTTCAAAGGTTCCCATCATATTCATCTCTGCAAGGACAGATGAAATGAACCAAGTCATGGCCATTGAATATGGGGGGGATGATTATTTAACAAAACCGTTTCATTTGGAAGTGGTACTAGCGAAAATAAAGAGTGTCCTACGCAGGGTGTATGGTGAATATGCGGAAATATCCTCATCCCACCAAAAAATAAAGGAAATGGATGGGTTAACGCTTTATACGGAAAAAGCGATGATCGAATATCAGGACAAGCGGGTATCGTTAACTCAAAATGAGTTGAAATTATTGAGTTGTTTACTGCGTCAGTATGACAACATTGTCTCGCGTGAAGATTTACTTGAAGCATTATGGAATGATGATTCATTTGTTGATGACAATACATTGACCGTCAATGTCACAAGGGTACGGAGAAAACTTGAGGATATTGGCATCAATCACGCCATAACAACTAGCAGGGGAAAAGGATATCGACTTAAAATAGTGCAAGGTGAAGAAAAGTGA
- a CDS encoding SMI1/KNR4 family protein, translated as MVNITGYGKATEEAVNDFQQFVGFEIPADYKQFLLTHNGGTTAVQNSKFYVDGLDTLVCLNVLYGLEIQDKELDLQKWHEENRENLHKNCIIIGNDTCAGKILLIDNEEEKGVYFWDQGWYSDPSSQDENIYKVAASFKSFIEGLKIPEEI; from the coding sequence ATGGTTAATATTACGGGATATGGAAAAGCGACAGAAGAGGCAGTGAATGATTTTCAGCAATTTGTGGGTTTTGAGATCCCTGCAGATTATAAACAATTTCTCCTTACACATAATGGCGGCACAACTGCTGTTCAAAACAGTAAGTTTTATGTAGATGGATTAGACACGCTTGTTTGCTTAAATGTACTTTATGGATTAGAGATTCAGGATAAGGAACTGGATCTACAGAAATGGCATGAAGAAAATAGGGAAAACTTACATAAGAATTGCATTATAATAGGTAATGATACATGTGCAGGTAAAATCTTGCTGATAGATAACGAAGAGGAAAAGGGAGTTTATTTCTGGGATCAGGGTTGGTATTCGGATCCATCAAGTCAGGATGAAAATATTTATAAAGTAGCAGCGAGTTTTAAATCCTTCATTGAGGGATTGAAAATCCCGGAAGAAATCTAA
- a CDS encoding sensor histidine kinase — MKLKSFIKDRLYFIFYTVLLVSLLIIAYALAVLEAGNHLSISNIFYLFILALFMMLLFLGADYIRHYRFLNQLARMKQEPSLSFEYVEAFREPLSNEQKLWMELFQQMNQVTIGQLQEQVKQKEQYELLIHQWVHQMKTPVSVISLLVQEGKRTISSESMKDYLKEIEEENDRFRRGLEIILHGARLQRFSDDVKSERVDLINLVKQVINEEKKQFIKRFIYPRLDTELENLYVHSDRKWLHFAISQVVFNALKYSRQEEHDSITFSVVEKESEIILRITDQGIGIVPHDVKRVFDPFFTGENGRAQQESTGMGLYLVKEIVNRLGHGVTIQSNVSEGTTVEFLFKTNTLHER, encoded by the coding sequence GTGAAGCTGAAATCCTTTATAAAAGACCGCCTTTATTTTATTTTTTATACCGTTCTATTGGTAAGCCTGCTTATCATTGCTTATGCATTAGCCGTTCTGGAAGCGGGGAATCACCTATCGATTTCGAATATCTTCTATTTATTTATTCTCGCGTTGTTTATGATGCTTCTATTTTTAGGGGCGGATTATATAAGGCATTACCGTTTTCTTAATCAATTAGCAAGGATGAAGCAAGAACCGAGCTTGTCGTTTGAATATGTCGAAGCTTTTAGGGAACCCCTGTCAAATGAACAAAAGTTGTGGATGGAACTTTTTCAACAAATGAACCAGGTAACAATTGGACAATTACAAGAACAAGTCAAACAGAAGGAGCAATATGAGCTGTTGATCCATCAATGGGTTCATCAAATGAAGACACCTGTTTCAGTCATTTCCTTACTGGTTCAAGAAGGCAAAAGGACAATTTCGAGTGAATCGATGAAGGATTATCTTAAAGAGATAGAAGAAGAAAATGATCGATTTCGCAGAGGACTGGAAATTATTTTGCATGGAGCAAGGCTGCAGCGTTTTTCGGATGATGTAAAATCGGAGCGGGTTGACTTAATTAATCTAGTCAAGCAAGTGATTAACGAGGAAAAGAAACAGTTCATCAAACGGTTCATATATCCCAGGCTTGACACGGAGCTTGAGAATTTATATGTGCATTCGGATCGTAAGTGGCTCCACTTTGCCATTAGTCAGGTGGTCTTTAATGCATTGAAGTATTCAAGGCAGGAAGAGCATGACAGCATAACGTTCAGCGTTGTTGAAAAAGAGTCGGAGATTATCCTTAGGATAACAGATCAAGGAATTGGAATCGTCCCACATGATGTAAAACGGGTGTTTGATCCATTTTTTACTGGAGAGAACGGGCGAGCCCAACAGGAGTCAACCGGGATGGGATTATATCTAGTGAAGGAAATCGTTAACAGGCTTGGGCATGGTGTTACCATTCAATCGAATGTATCGGAAGGAACTACTGTGGAATTTCTCTTTAAGACAAATACCTTACATGAAAGGTGA
- a CDS encoding PTS lactose/cellobiose transporter subunit IIA — translation MEKEELYQLSFQLILYSGNARSFAMEAMQEAKKRNFDSARVKIAEAETELLQAHKYQTQLIHAEAGGDQFDLPIILVHAQDHLMTAMTIKDLAIEMIDLREEFLHADAVKERTAE, via the coding sequence ATGGAAAAAGAAGAATTGTACCAACTATCCTTTCAATTGATTTTATATAGCGGGAATGCGAGAAGCTTTGCAATGGAAGCCATGCAGGAAGCAAAGAAAAGGAATTTTGATTCTGCTCGCGTGAAAATAGCCGAGGCCGAAACGGAATTACTGCAAGCCCATAAATACCAAACCCAATTAATCCATGCTGAGGCGGGCGGGGACCAATTTGATCTTCCCATTATCCTGGTGCATGCACAAGATCATTTGATGACAGCGATGACTATAAAGGATCTTGCAATTGAAATGATTGATCTACGCGAAGAATTCTTACATGCAGATGCTGTGAAGGAGAGGACTGCTGAATGA
- a CDS encoding PTS sugar transporter subunit IIB, whose translation MNILLCCSAGMSTSLLVTKMEESAKKQGIECRIWAVGSTEVNNEIEKADVILLGPQVRYLLSKLQEAGKDKGIPVATINPMFYGLCNGEEVLKQATTLIKGE comes from the coding sequence ATGAATATCTTATTATGTTGTTCTGCGGGGATGTCTACTAGTTTATTAGTTACCAAGATGGAGGAAAGCGCTAAAAAACAAGGAATAGAATGTCGTATATGGGCTGTGGGTTCTACAGAAGTGAATAATGAAATAGAAAAGGCCGATGTGATTTTATTAGGTCCGCAGGTTAGATATCTTCTTTCCAAGTTACAGGAAGCGGGGAAAGATAAGGGGATTCCAGTCGCAACCATCAATCCAATGTTCTATGGACTATGTAATGGTGAAGAAGTATTAAAACAAGCCACTACTTTAATAAAAGGAGAATAA
- a CDS encoding DUF1641 domain-containing protein, which translates to MVDVVSKPEHETLNISANQEQLDILDQLLKPEVQESLNTLVEQLPKLTELVNILTKSYDFAQSVATDDVLKNDTVSAISEIATPVVDSVKGLAVTAIEAKDRAEVNHDVIGLFGLLRMMKDPQAQKLFRFAQAFLEVSSERKNQK; encoded by the coding sequence ATGGTAGATGTAGTCTCAAAACCTGAACATGAAACACTTAATATTTCTGCAAACCAAGAACAATTGGATATCCTTGATCAGCTTTTAAAACCCGAGGTTCAGGAATCATTGAACACTTTAGTTGAGCAGTTACCAAAACTGACTGAGTTAGTGAATATTTTAACAAAGTCTTATGATTTCGCTCAATCGGTTGCGACTGATGATGTTTTGAAAAACGATACGGTCAGCGCCATTTCGGAGATCGCGACACCTGTAGTCGATTCAGTGAAAGGGCTTGCGGTTACTGCCATCGAAGCTAAGGATCGTGCTGAAGTGAATCATGACGTGATCGGTCTTTTTGGTCTGTTAAGAATGATGAAAGACCCACAAGCACAAAAACTTTTCCGTTTCGCCCAAGCTTTTCTTGAAGTCTCTTCAGAACGCAAAAACCAAAAATAA